A genome region from Cryptococcus neoformans var. neoformans B-3501A chromosome 8, whole genome shotgun sequence includes the following:
- a CDS encoding hypothetical protein (Match to ESTs gb|CF192633.1|CF192633, gb|CF192632.1|CF192632; HMMPfam hit to SCP2, SCP-2 sterol transfer family, score: 96.4, E(): 7.1e-26): MSDLTEPGFKTSDVLLSLASVFEKMPDDEKKSQIKKTNGVFQLNVKNSQGKEAVWAIDLKNEGKVTKGPAKRPDVSIALSDDTFIGLADGKVNAQKAFMTGGLKVKGNIMLATKLDGVLKNAKAKL, encoded by the exons ATGTCGGACCTCACTGAACCTGGTTTCAAG ACCAGCGACGTTCTTCTG TCCCTGGCTTCTGTTTTTGAGAAGATGCCTGATGACGAAAAGAAGAGTCAAATTAAGAAG ACAAATGGAGTCTTTCAGCTCAATGTGAAGAACAGCCAAGGGAAAGAAGCTGTCTGGGC CATTGACTTGAAGAACGAAGGCAAGGTTACGAAAGGTCCGGCCAAACGACCCG ATGTCTCAATTGCTCTAAGTGATG ACACCTTCATTGGCCTAGCAGATGGTAAAGTGAATGCACAAAAAGCCTTCATGACTGGCGGTTTGAAGGTTAAGGGTAAC ATTATGCTTGCC ACTAAGCTCGATGGCGTGCTAAAG AATGCCAAAGCGAAGCTGTAA
- a CDS encoding hypothetical protein (Match to EST gb|CF185550.1|CF185550; HMMPfam hit to Pyridox_oxidase, Pyridoxamine 5'-phosphate oxidase, score: 36.9, E(): 5.8e-08) codes for MSDQYSAASASSLSLTQKLTDLRSLLSTQKTVMLVTHAPNGRLHGRVMAIAEITKDWKFFFIYDRESYKEQEVDNDFHVNISVDAMAYNKGWASIAGKAKRNDSPEVIQRLYNPTVKAWFADKGDGVHDGSANDPRVAVLEVSIEEVRHYHQEKTVIGTVIDVVASAVKGETATPGDIRQISGEEISSAWARGELKEP; via the exons ATGTCTGACCAATACTCTGCCGCATCCGCCTCTAGCCTTTCCCTCACACAAAAGCTTACAGACCTGAGGTCTCTCCTTTCTACCCAAAAGACTGTCATGCTTGTTACCCATGCCCCTAATGGCCGTTTGCATGGACGTGTAATGGCTATAGCTGAGATCACCAAGGACTGgaagttcttcttcatttatGACCGAGAGAGCTACAAGGAACAGGAAGTTGACAACGA CTTCCATGTTAACATCAGTGTCGACGCTATGGCTTATAACAAGGGTTGGGCTTCTATCGCCGGTAAGGCCAA GAGAAATGACTCCCCAGAGGTCATTCAAAGGCTGTACAACCCTACTGTCAAGGCGTGGTTTGCCGACAAGGGCGATGGAGTCCACGATGGTTCTGCCAACGACCCTCGTGTGGCTGTGCTTGAGGTCTCCATTGAAGAAGTCAGGCACTACCACCAGGAGAAGACTGTTATTGGCACGGTCATTGACGTAGTCGCCTCTGCAGTCAAAGGCGAGACCGCCACACCAGGAGACATCAGGCAAATTTCTGGCGAAGAGATTAGCAGCGCTTGGGCCAGGGGAGAGCTGAAGGAGCCTTAA